A stretch of the Mesorhizobium huakuii genome encodes the following:
- a CDS encoding alpha/beta hydrolase: MTVSPKASPALIADTTVHDLVPRAGGDPWRIFIHVPLGPAPEAGWPVLYMTDGNAVIGTAVDAMRAQAFYPLGTNVGWGVIVAVGYPVAGAYDPLRRSWDLGPPPGKTYPPFYEGTPEVRTGGAGDFLAFIEEELKPWVASRTRIDEKRQALYGHSFGGLFALYALFTRPRAFRTFIAASPAIYWEDRAIDRFLEAFEAAVPADLTADVILSAGEYETEKLAPFQIGAEDEEKRLQQKKLTCTDEFARAMAERLDALPGIRASFELHAGENHMSILPVTVNRAMQAAFAVKERNTALEHLPR, from the coding sequence ATGACCGTCTCGCCAAAGGCGTCACCCGCCCTGATCGCCGACACCACTGTCCACGATCTTGTCCCCAGAGCAGGCGGCGACCCCTGGCGGATCTTCATCCATGTGCCGCTCGGGCCGGCGCCCGAGGCCGGCTGGCCGGTGCTCTACATGACCGACGGAAACGCCGTCATCGGTACGGCGGTCGATGCCATGCGCGCACAGGCCTTCTATCCCCTGGGCACCAATGTCGGCTGGGGCGTCATCGTCGCCGTCGGCTATCCCGTCGCGGGCGCCTATGACCCGCTGCGCCGCTCCTGGGACCTCGGCCCGCCGCCGGGCAAGACCTATCCGCCCTTCTATGAGGGCACGCCGGAAGTCAGGACCGGCGGGGCAGGGGATTTTCTGGCCTTCATCGAGGAGGAGTTGAAGCCATGGGTCGCCAGCCGGACCAGGATCGATGAGAAGCGCCAGGCGCTTTACGGCCATTCCTTCGGTGGCCTGTTCGCGCTCTACGCCTTGTTCACCCGCCCGCGCGCGTTCCGGACCTTCATCGCCGCCAGCCCCGCCATCTATTGGGAAGACCGCGCCATCGATCGCTTCCTCGAGGCTTTCGAGGCGGCTGTTCCCGCAGACCTGACGGCGGATGTGATCCTGTCGGCCGGCGAGTACGAGACCGAGAAGCTGGCACCATTTCAGATCGGCGCGGAGGATGAGGAAAAACGCCTGCAGCAGAAGAAGCTGACATGCACCGACGAATTCGCGCGGGCGATGGCCGAGCGCCTCGACGCCCTGCCTGGGATCCGCGCGAGCTTCGAGCTGCATGCCGGCGAAAACCACATGTCGATCCTGCCGGTGACGGTCAACCGCGCCATGCAGGCGGCGTTCGCGGTGAAGGAAAGGAATACCGCCCTTGAACACCTGCCTCGGTAA
- a CDS encoding DUF4432 family protein: MHYENSDHVFVDLVPEQFGPLDTTVARYCGLVATAFRYRSGVAGLRISNAKGEIVILPFQGQQIWDATFLNRSLTMRSMFDEPVATRDYLSNYGAFFIHCGATAMGNPGPDDRHPLHGDLPNAPYGDVQLIIGDNAEGPFMALTGRCRQTVAFSHDYVTQPTVRLQRDASGVAVDIAITNLKRSPMNLMYLAHINFRPADDGRLVDSVVDDRADIVVRQVLPPFFTPSESYLAYRDAIVADPSRHRLLTKGEPIDPELVLTMKARADAEGWAHALQIHPDQTADFVSFRPDELNYAVRWITRGRDQDALGLVLPATAEPDGYRAAEERGRLIRVAPEGMFRCTLRFGAMDADMAAKQEDMISRIKAPGA, translated from the coding sequence ATGCATTACGAAAATTCCGATCATGTCTTCGTCGACCTCGTGCCCGAACAGTTTGGTCCGCTGGACACCACCGTGGCGCGATATTGCGGGCTTGTCGCCACCGCCTTCCGCTATCGATCCGGCGTTGCCGGCCTTCGCATCAGCAATGCGAAGGGCGAAATCGTCATCCTGCCGTTCCAGGGCCAGCAGATTTGGGACGCAACGTTCCTCAACCGCTCGCTGACCATGCGCTCGATGTTCGACGAGCCGGTTGCGACCCGGGACTATCTCTCCAACTACGGCGCGTTCTTCATTCACTGTGGCGCCACTGCGATGGGGAATCCGGGTCCGGACGACCGCCATCCGTTGCATGGCGACCTGCCCAATGCACCCTATGGGGATGTCCAGCTGATCATCGGGGACAATGCCGAAGGGCCATTCATGGCCCTGACTGGGCGCTGTCGCCAGACTGTCGCCTTCAGCCACGACTATGTGACGCAACCGACCGTGCGGCTGCAGCGCGACGCCAGCGGCGTTGCCGTAGACATCGCTATCACCAACCTGAAGCGCTCGCCTATGAATTTGATGTATCTGGCGCACATCAACTTCAGACCGGCGGATGACGGTCGTCTGGTCGACAGCGTGGTCGATGACCGCGCCGACATTGTCGTGCGCCAGGTGCTTCCCCCTTTTTTCACGCCGAGCGAAAGCTACCTTGCCTACCGCGATGCCATAGTCGCCGATCCCTCGCGGCATCGTCTGCTGACCAAGGGTGAGCCGATCGACCCCGAACTCGTGTTGACAATGAAGGCAAGGGCGGATGCCGAAGGCTGGGCGCACGCATTGCAGATCCACCCTGACCAGACAGCGGATTTCGTCAGCTTTCGCCCTGATGAACTCAATTATGCGGTGCGCTGGATCACGCGCGGCCGCGACCAGGACGCGCTCGGCCTTGTGCTGCCGGCAACTGCCGAACCCGATGGCTATCGCGCGGCGGAGGAAAGAGGCCGCCTCATTCGCGTCGCTCCGGAAGGGATGTTCCGCTGCACCCTTCGCTTCGGCGCGATGGACGCGGACATGGCCGCAAAACAGGAAGACATGATTTCGAGGATCAAGGCGCCGGGCGCCTAG
- a CDS encoding acyl-homoserine-lactone synthase: MIKVHVVNALNKHLYENEFDEFLRRRHDFFVHQKHWRPPSPDGRELDQFDTDTATYLLGIEDGRVVTSARLIPTSEPHMVSEVFSHMCEKSGVPRRPDWAEWTRTFVVPDKRSTGLRGTLTQLCCAVMEYALDEGLAAVGGVQETYFMPHHGALKWQAEPMGMAREQNGEWYIVAYIHVNEAALASVRKILGVDHSLLVRRGIQTPFNNKTLHSVSA, translated from the coding sequence ATGATAAAAGTCCATGTCGTCAATGCGCTGAACAAGCATCTCTACGAAAACGAATTCGACGAGTTTCTGCGCCGCCGGCACGACTTTTTCGTGCATCAAAAACACTGGCGCCCTCCAAGTCCAGACGGTCGCGAGCTGGACCAGTTCGATACGGATACGGCGACGTATCTGCTCGGTATCGAGGACGGTCGCGTGGTGACCTCGGCTCGACTAATCCCAACGAGCGAGCCGCACATGGTCTCGGAGGTTTTTTCTCACATGTGCGAAAAATCGGGCGTGCCCAGACGTCCTGACTGGGCTGAATGGACGCGCACATTCGTCGTTCCCGACAAACGTTCGACCGGGCTGCGGGGCACACTGACGCAGCTGTGCTGCGCGGTGATGGAATACGCGCTCGACGAGGGCCTTGCCGCGGTGGGGGGCGTCCAGGAAACCTATTTCATGCCGCATCACGGCGCGCTCAAGTGGCAGGCCGAACCCATGGGCATGGCCAGGGAGCAAAACGGCGAGTGGTACATCGTCGCATACATTCATGTGAATGAGGCCGCCCTGGCGAGCGTTCGTAAAATACTCGGCGTGGATCACTCACTGCTGGTGCGGCGCGGCATCCAAACGCCCTTCAACAACAAGACCCTGCATTCCGTGTCTGCGTAG
- a CDS encoding LuxR family transcriptional regulator, translated as MIDSDVFDFVERCRRHTATGPLLGDLLETVRNLGFEHLILSGVPLGGQKLAPMVELNGWPAGWFERYVAAEHAAVDGVCIYSAKTLKPFFWADVPAKWSDTEGSRRVAGEATEFGILSGFAVPMLSVHHWQSVLSFASSHKSCSLSPRQQVQLVTMAVYAGMSIQALSNNDDGDEGPLSDREKEVLLWAAAGKTSSETSQILGLAERTVKWHSTRAREAFGVATTMQAVVEAVRRRLIHP; from the coding sequence ATGATCGATTCAGACGTATTCGACTTTGTCGAACGCTGCAGGAGGCATACCGCAACCGGGCCGTTGCTGGGCGATTTGCTTGAGACTGTCAGGAATCTTGGCTTCGAGCACCTTATCCTGAGCGGCGTTCCCCTTGGCGGCCAAAAGCTGGCGCCGATGGTTGAATTGAACGGCTGGCCGGCGGGTTGGTTCGAGCGCTATGTCGCCGCCGAGCATGCCGCTGTCGACGGCGTTTGCATTTACTCTGCCAAGACGCTGAAGCCTTTTTTCTGGGCCGATGTTCCAGCGAAATGGTCTGATACGGAAGGCTCCAGACGCGTTGCGGGCGAAGCGACGGAATTCGGCATCTTGAGTGGTTTTGCGGTGCCGATGCTCAGCGTCCACCATTGGCAGTCCGTCCTGTCCTTCGCCTCCTCGCACAAGAGCTGCAGCTTGTCGCCACGCCAGCAGGTGCAACTGGTCACAATGGCGGTCTATGCCGGCATGTCGATCCAGGCCCTGTCGAACAACGATGACGGCGACGAAGGCCCGCTGAGCGATAGGGAGAAGGAAGTGCTGTTGTGGGCCGCGGCGGGCAAAACGTCATCGGAAACGTCCCAGATCCTCGGCCTGGCCGAGCGCACGGTCAAATGGCATTCGACAAGGGCGCGCGAGGCGTTTGGCGTCGCGACCACCATGCAGGCTGTCGTTGAAGCCGTGCGCAGGCGACTGATCCACCCTTAA
- the fhuB gene encoding Fe(3+)-hydroxamate ABC transporter permease FhuB, translating into MLLSAAAAATLSNLVVQLPPALWLDALASPDIDDMRQVLVHYAFLPRLAVSLLCGASLGLAGTVLQQVLRNPLASPETVGVSAGAHLALALATLLAPSLLAYGRQWVALAGAFTAVAAVFALSWHKGLSPLSVVLAGLVVSLYAGAIGAALVVLRHEWLASLFIWGAGSLGQQDWSTTLWLLPRLGGAALLIGLMVRPLTLLGLDDEGARSLGVPLGAYRFAGLAAAVALIAFVVAAVGVIGFVGLAAAALARIGGARRLSQQLVMAPFIGGALLWAADQGVQIATGPQGDLLPTGAMTALLGAPLLLWLLPRLALGLETPALGSERLPRARHSALVLVAIGGLLLLLLGLALLYAPGPHGWAFAFGDQLQPLLSWRLPPVSAALSAGAMLALAGLMMQRLTGNPMASPEVLGISAGAALGMMVALFSLSDAGRAVQTVAATIGAFIALLVTLAIGRRAAYAPERLLLAGVALTALFDALILVLTATGDPRAMLLLNWLTGSTYGVDANSALLTLTIAFCLFLAAPLFMRWLDMLPLGSAAVQSLGVNLRATRLLVLLMVAALTAASTLVVGPLTFIGLMAPHLARRLGLSRALPQTMGAVLAGALIMVCADWIGRTAIFPRQIPAGLVATLLGGPLLMWLLRRR; encoded by the coding sequence GTGCTTCTTAGCGCTGCAGCCGCAGCGACCCTCTCCAACCTCGTCGTGCAATTGCCACCAGCGCTCTGGCTCGATGCGCTCGCAAGCCCCGATATCGACGACATGCGGCAGGTGCTCGTCCACTATGCCTTCCTGCCCAGGCTCGCCGTCAGCCTTCTCTGCGGCGCGTCCCTCGGTCTTGCTGGAACGGTGCTGCAACAGGTCCTGCGCAACCCGCTCGCCTCGCCCGAAACCGTCGGCGTCTCGGCCGGCGCCCATCTGGCGCTGGCGCTGGCGACGCTTCTTGCGCCGTCCCTGCTTGCCTACGGCCGCCAATGGGTGGCGCTTGCCGGCGCCTTCACGGCTGTTGCCGCGGTCTTCGCGCTGTCCTGGCACAAGGGCCTGTCGCCGCTTTCGGTGGTGCTCGCCGGGCTGGTCGTCAGCCTCTATGCTGGCGCCATTGGAGCGGCCCTGGTGGTGCTGCGGCATGAATGGTTGGCCAGCCTGTTCATCTGGGGCGCCGGTTCGCTCGGCCAGCAGGACTGGTCGACGACGCTGTGGCTCCTGCCGCGCCTGGGCGGTGCCGCGCTGCTGATCGGGCTGATGGTGCGGCCGTTGACCTTGCTTGGCCTCGACGATGAAGGCGCGCGCAGCCTGGGCGTCCCGCTTGGCGCCTATCGTTTCGCCGGACTGGCGGCGGCGGTCGCGCTGATCGCCTTCGTCGTCGCCGCCGTCGGTGTCATCGGTTTCGTCGGCCTTGCCGCCGCGGCCCTTGCCCGCATCGGCGGCGCCCGGCGGCTTAGCCAGCAGCTGGTGATGGCCCCGTTCATCGGCGGCGCTTTGCTGTGGGCCGCCGATCAGGGTGTGCAGATCGCAACCGGCCCGCAAGGCGACCTGCTGCCGACCGGCGCGATGACAGCGCTTCTCGGTGCGCCGCTGCTGCTCTGGCTGCTGCCGCGCCTGGCGCTCGGGCTGGAGACGCCGGCGCTCGGTTCGGAGCGCCTGCCGCGCGCTCGCCACTCCGCCCTCGTGCTGGTGGCGATCGGCGGCTTGCTGCTTCTGCTGCTCGGGCTGGCCCTGCTTTATGCGCCGGGGCCGCATGGCTGGGCATTCGCGTTTGGCGACCAGTTGCAACCCTTGTTGTCCTGGCGGCTGCCCCCGGTCTCCGCTGCGCTGTCGGCCGGCGCCATGCTGGCGTTGGCCGGGCTGATGATGCAGCGGCTGACCGGCAATCCGATGGCCAGCCCCGAAGTGCTCGGCATCAGCGCCGGTGCCGCGCTCGGCATGATGGTGGCGTTGTTTTCGCTGTCCGATGCCGGCCGTGCCGTCCAGACCGTGGCCGCCACCATCGGCGCCTTCATCGCTTTGCTGGTGACGCTGGCGATCGGCCGTCGCGCCGCCTATGCGCCGGAGCGGCTGCTGCTTGCCGGCGTCGCCCTGACCGCCCTGTTCGACGCGCTGATCCTGGTGCTCACCGCCACCGGTGACCCTCGCGCCATGCTTCTGCTCAACTGGCTCACCGGCTCGACCTATGGCGTCGACGCGAACTCGGCGCTTTTGACCTTGACGATCGCCTTTTGCCTGTTCCTGGCAGCGCCGCTCTTCATGCGTTGGCTGGACATGCTTCCGCTCGGATCGGCCGCAGTGCAAAGTCTTGGCGTCAACCTCAGGGCAACGCGGCTTCTGGTGCTTCTGATGGTTGCAGCCCTCACCGCCGCGTCGACGCTGGTCGTCGGGCCGCTGACCTTCATCGGCCTGATGGCGCCGCACCTTGCCCGCCGTCTCGGCCTGTCGCGCGCGCTGCCGCAAACCATGGGCGCGGTGCTTGCCGGCGCGCTGATCATGGTCTGCGCCGACTGGATCGGCCGCACCGCCATCTTTCCGCGCCAGATCCCGGCCGGCCTCGTCGCCACGCTGCTCGGTGGCCCGCTGCTGATGTGGCTCTTGCGCCGCCGCTGA